Proteins found in one Pyrus communis chromosome 15, drPyrComm1.1, whole genome shotgun sequence genomic segment:
- the LOC137717331 gene encoding E3 ubiquitin-protein ligase UPL2-like, giving the protein MTTLRSNLPSRIRQLLSADGPLGPSIKLDSEPPPKIKAFINKVIQCPLQDIAIPLSGFRWEYSKGNFHHWRPLFLHFDTYFKTYLSCRNDLLLSDKILEDDSPFPKHAVLQILRVMQTILENCNNKSSFDGLEHFKLLLASTDPEVLINALETLSALVKINPSKLHASGKMIGCGSVNSYLLSLAQGWGSKEEGLGLYSCVMANETNQDDGLNLFPSDVENDSDKLQCRIGSTLYFELHGNAQSTEESSSNVNNSSSLGVINIPDLHLQKEDDLKLMKRYIEEYRVPSELRFSLLTRIRYSRAFRSPKICRLYSRICLLAFVVLVQSSDASAELNSFFANEPEFTNELIRIVRSEESVSGTIRTQAMLALGAQLAAYSASHERARILSVSSISFAGGNRMILLNVLQRAVRSLKNSNDPTSLAFVEALLQFYLLHVVSSSATGSNIRGSGMVPTFLPLLEDSDPLHLHLVCFAVKTLQKLMDYSSSAVSLFKESGGVELLSQRLQIEVHRVIGLAGNNDNSVVIGESSRYSDNQLYSQKRLIKASLKALGSATYAAGNSSRVQHSHDSSLPATLSLIFGNVDKFGGDIYYSAVTVLSETIHKDPTCFSALHEMGLPDAFISSVVAGILPSAKALTCVPNGLGAICLNAKGLEAVKESSALRFLVDIFTSKKYVTAMNEAIVPLGNAVEELLRHVSSLRSTGVDIILEIIDKIASFTDSHNTGAAGKANSSTAMEMDSEERENEGSCCLVDSVDSAADGIGNEQFIQLSLFHLMILVHRTMENSETCRLFVEKSGIDALLKLLLQPAIVQSSDGMSIALHSTMVFKGFTQHHSAALARAFCSSLGDHLKKALSGFGAVSGSFLLEPRMASDGGIFSSLFLVEFLLFIAASKDNRWVTALLTEFGNGSKDVLEDIGHVHREVLWQIALLEDTKLDVEDDNAGSTSESQQSETNTSETEEQRFNSFRQFLDPLLRRRTSGWSIESQFLDLISLYRDLGRATSSQQRTNSDGHSNLRIGSSHQFHHSGSSDAVGPLNKKEYDQQRSYYTSCCDMVRSLSFHITHLFQELGKVMSVPSRRRDDIVNVSPAAKSVASTFASIAFDHLNFEGHANSSESKASISTKCRYFGKVIDFIDVSLLERADSCNAVLLNCLYGHGVVQSVLKTFVATSELLFTVRAPASPMETDDGNSKQDEREDIDHSWIYGPLASYGKLMDHLVTSSFILSPFTKHLLAQPLANGNIPFPRDAETFVKVLQSMVLKAILPLWAHPQFVDCSYDFTGTVISIIRHIYSGVEVKNVSSSNTTRITGPPPNETTISMIVEMGFTRSRAEEALRQVGSNSVELAMEWLFSHQEEAEEDNELARALAMSLGNESDTKEAVANDNAQQLEEEMVQLPPVEELLSTCAKLLQMKEPLAFPVRDLLVMICSQNDGQYRPNIISFIVEQIKESSLSFDSGNSTLLSALFHVLALILQEDAIARELASKNGLVKVVSDLLFQWDSGSVGREKREVPRWVTTAFLAVDRLLQVDQKLNPEIVEQLKKDSVSSHQTPLSIDEDKQNKLQSALGLSSKHIEMKEQKRLIEIACSCIRNQLPSETMHAVLQLCSTLTKTHAVAVQFLDVGGLSLLLSLPTSCLFPGFDNIAATIIRHVLEDPQTLQQAMEFEIRHSLVAAANRHSNGRVSPRNFLLSLSSAISRDPVIFMRAAQSICQVEMVGERPYIVLLKDREKDKSKEKEKEKDKSLDKDKTLMADSKAALGNINSVASGNGHGKVPDSNSKSAKVHRKYPQSFVSVIELLLDSVCTYVPLTKDNVVTDAPPSNDMDIDVAAIKGKGKAIASVSEDNETCTQEAPASLAKVVFVLKLLTEILSMYASSAHVLLRKDAEISSCRAPSQKGPTAVCTGGIFNHVLHKFLPYSRSAKKEKKVDGDWRHKLASRASQFLVASCVRSSEARKRVFTEISLIFNDFVESCNGFRPPNNEIQAFCDLLNDVLAARTPTGSYISAEASVTFIDVGLIGALTRTLRMLDLDHADSPKVVTGLLKTLELVTKEHVHSADSNSGKDDNSTKPPDHNQAGTTDNIVERSESMETPSQSHHDSGTAEPIESYNAVQSFGGSVAVTDDMEHDQDLDGGFAPANEDEYMHENSEETRGLENGIDTMGIRFEIQPHEQENLDDDDDDDEDMSEDDADEVDDDEDDDDEEHNDLEDDVHHLPHPDTDQDDHEIDDDEFDEEVLEEDEEEDDDEEDGVILRLEEGINGINVFDRIEVFGRDPGFPNEGRQVMPVEVFGSRRQGRTTSIYSLLGRTGENATPSRHPLLVGPLSLSSAPPRQSENTRDMVLPDLNSEVTSSRLDNIFRSLRNGRHGHRLNLWMDDNQQGGGSNPSSVPQGLEDLLVSQLRRPMADKTSEENNTKAVDPQNTAEALELQEPQTGVRPEIPVENNVAIESGSLPPPETTDDSGNADLRPTTVSESLQSMDMSSMHPQSVQMQFEPNDAAVRDVEAVSQESGGSGATLGESLRSLDVEIGSADGHDDGAERQGSSDRMPLGDSQATRARRTNVSSGNSASVSARDVSLHSVTEVSENSSREADQEGPAAEQQLNSDAGSGAIDPAFLDALPEELRAEVLSAQQGQAAPQSNTEPQNAGDIDPEFLAALPPDIRAEVLAQQQAQRLHQSQELEGQPVEMDTVSIIATFPSELREEVLLTSSDAILANLTPALVAEANLLRERFAHRYNRTLFGMYPRNRRGETSRPGEGIGSSLDRIGGSIASRRSIGAKVVEAEGTPLVDTEALHAMIRVLRIFQPLYKGQLQKLLLNLCAHNETRNSLVKILMDMLMLDTRKSVDYSSASEPPYRLYACQSNVICSRTQSGVPPLLSRRILETLTYLARHHPNVAKILLHFSAPHEPDNIDQGRGKAVMVVEETGSNKSHQEGYSSIALLLSLLNQPLYLFRSIAHLEQLLNLLEVIIDNAERKSSVKSGVGVSVSEQPSAPQILTADAEMNTESGGAAVVVDMSDKVVDSSKPTTSGVDSKCETASVLLNLPQEELRLLCSLLAREGLSDNAYTLVAEVMKKLVAIVPTHSNLFITELAEAVRNLTRAAMNELHTFGETVTALLSTMSSVGAAILRVLQALSSLVASLMENEKDTQILAEKEHTLSLSQVWDINAALEPLWLELSTCISKIESYSDSAPDTMTSYRASTSKPSGVIPPLPAGTQNILPYIESFFVVCEKLHPGQPGPGNDFGVAAVSEVEDASTSAGHQKTSGSFLKVDEKHVAFLKFSEKHRKLLNAFIRQNPGLLEKSFSLMLKVPRIIDFDNKRAHFRSKIKHLHDHHHSPLRISVRRAYILEDSYNQLRMRSTEDLKGRLTVHFQGEEGIDAGGLTREWYQLLSRVIFDKGALLFTTVGNESTFQPNPNSVYQTEHLSYFKFVGRVVGKALFDGQLLDVHFTRSFYKHILGAKVTYHDIEAIDPDYFKNLKWMLENDISDVLDLTFSIDADEEKLILYERTEVTDYELIPGGRNIKVTEENKHQYVDLVAEHRLTTAIRPQITAFMEGFTDLITKELISIFNDKELELLISGLPDIDLDDMRANTEYSGYSPASPVIQWFWEVAQGFSKEDKARLLQFVTGTSKVPLEGFSALQGISGSQKFQIHKAYGSADHLPSAHTCFNQLDLPEYPSKQHLEERLLLAIHEANEGFGFG; this is encoded by the exons ATGACAACCCTGAGATCAAACTTGCCGTCGAGGATTCGGCAACTTCTTTCAGCCGACGGTCCCCTTGGTCCGTCCATCAAACTCGACTCCGAGCCA CCTCCTAAGATCAAAGCCTTTATCAATAAAGTGATACAATGTCCGTTACAAGATATAGCAATACCTCTTTCCGGTTTCCGTTGGGAGTACAGTAAG GGTAATTTTCACCATTGGAGGCCGCTTTTTCTGCATTTTGATACATATTTCAAGACATACTTGTCTTGTAGAAATGATCTACTGTTGTCGGATAAAATCTTAGAAGATGATAGTCCGTTTCCAAAGCATGCAGTGCTACAAATCTTGAGAGTGATGCAAACAATTTTAGAAAACTGCAATAACAAGAGTTCATTTGATGGCTTAGAG CATTTCAAGCTCCTACTTGCATCAACGGATCCCGAGGTCCTTATAAATGCATTAGAAACTCTTTCCGCACTTGTGAAAATAAATCCCTCCAAGCTGCATGCCAGTGGGAAGATGATCGGTTGTGGTTCTGTAAACAGCTATCTCCTGTCTCTGGCACAGGGCTGGGGCAGCAAGGAAGAGGGATTGGGTTTATATTCATGTGTTATGGCAAATGAGACTAACCAAGACGACGGGCTCAATTTGTTCCCATCTGATGTAGAAAATGATTCTGACAAGTTGCAGTGCCGAATCGGTTCCACGCTCTATTTTGAATTGCATGGGAATGCCCAAAGTACAGAGGAGAGCTCTAGCAATGTAAATAATTCTTCGAGTTTGGGGGTTATAAACATTCCAGATTTGCATTTGCAAAAGGAGGATGATTTAAAGCTAATGAAACGATATATAGAAGAGTACAGGGTACCTTCTGAACTGCGGTTCTCACTGCTGACAAGAATCAGATATTCTCGTGCCTTCCGTTCTCCAAAAATATGTAGGCTGTACAGCAGGATTTGCCTTCTTGCATTTGTTGTGCTCGTTCAGTCTAGTGATGCCAGTGCAGAACTGAATTCCTTCTTTGCTAATGAGCCAGAGTTTACAAATGAATTAATCAGAATTGTGCGGTCCGAAGAATCGGTGTCTGGGACCATCAGAACGCAGGCAATGCTTGCCTTGGGTGCTCAGTTAGCTGCATATTCAGCGTCTCATGAGCGGGCACGAATCTTGAGTGTATCTAGTATCAGTTTTGCAGGGGGAAATCGTATGATACTCCTGAATGTGCTACAGAGAGCTGTTAGATCATTAAAAAACTCCAATGATCCAACTTCTCTTGCTTTTGTTGAAGCACTTCTTCAGTTCTATCTGCTCCATGTGGTTTCATCATCAGCTACAGGGAGTAATATTAGAGGGTCAGGCATGGTTCCAACATTCTTGCCTCTTTTGGAGGATTCTGACCCTTTGCATTTGCATCTAGTCTGTTTTGCTGTCAAAACTCTACAAAAGCTCATGGATTACAGTAGTTCAGCTGTGTCTCTGTTTAAAGAGTCGGGGGGAGTTGAGCTTTTGTCTCAGAGACTACAGATAGAGGTACACAGAGTTATTGGTTTGGCCGGCAATAATGATAACTCAGTGGTCATCGGAGAAAGCTCGAGATACAGTGACAACCAGCTGTACTCACAAAAGAGGCTCATTAAAGCTTCGTTGAAGGCACTTGGGTCTGCTACATATGCCGCTGGGAATTCCTCCAGAGTGCAACACTCCCATGACAGTTCTTTACCTGCAACTCTCTCTCTGATATTTGGGAATGTGGACAAATTTGGTGGTGACATTTATTACTCTGCAGTGACTGTTTTGAGTGAAACTATCCACAAAGACCCAACTTGCTTTTCTGCTTTGCATGAAATGGGTCTGCCAGATGCATTTATATCCTCAGTTGTAGCTGGAATTCTTCCCTCTGCAAAGGCTCTTACATGTGTACCTAACGGTCTTGGTGCTATTTGTCTTAATGCCAAAGGCTTGGAGGCTGTGAAGGAAAGTTCAGCATTACGCTTTCTTGTTGATATCTTCACGAGCAAGAAATATGTTACTGCAATGAATGAAGCTATTGTTCCTTTGGGAAATGCAGTGGAAGAGCTTTTGCGCCATGTATCTTCGCTGCGAAGCACTGGTGTTGATATCATCCTTGAGATAATTGATAAAATTGCTTCCTTCACTGACAGCCACAATACAGGGGCAGCAGGAAAGGCAAATTCGAGTACTGCAATGGAAATGGATtctgaagagagagaaaatgaaggTAGTTGCTGTCTGGTTGATTCTGTAGATTCAGCTGCAGATGGGATCGGTAATGAGCAGTTCATTCAATTATCCCTCTTTCATTTGATGATACTGGTCCACCGAACAATGGAGAATTCCGAAACATGTCGGTTGTTTGTCGAGAAGTCAGGAATTGATGCATTACTTAAGCTTCTTCTCCAACCTGCTATTGTACAATCATCCGATGGGATGTCTATTGCTTTGCACAGTACTATGGTTTTCAAGGGTTTTACTCAACATCACTCTGCTGCCCTTGCCCGTGCATTTTGCTCCTCCCTTGGGGACCACCTAAAGAAAGCTTTGTCTGGTTTTGGGGCGGTTTCAGGATCCTTTTTGCTGGAACCTAGGATGGCATCAGATGGTGGAATTTTTTCTTCTCTGTTTCTTGTTGAGTTCCTTTTGTTTATTGCTGCCTCAAAGGACAACCGCTGGGTAACTGCATTGCTTACGGAATTTGGAAATGGTAGCAAGGATGTTCTTGAAGATATAGGACATGTCCATCGTGAAGTTTTATGGCAGATTGCTCTCTTAGAAGATACAAAATTGGACGTGGAGGATGATAATGCTGGTTCTACCAGTGAGTCACAACAGTCAGAAACAAATACAAGTGAAACTGAAGAGCAAAGGTTCAACTCTTTTAGGCAGTTCCTTGATCCATTGCTCAGAAGGAGGACTTCTGGGTGGAGCATTGAATCCCAGTTTCTGGACCTTATTAGCCTATACCGTGACCTTGGTCGCGCCACTAGTTCTCAACAAAGAACAAATTCTGATGGTCATTCAAATCTTCGGATTGGATCCAGTCATCAGTTCCATCATTCTGGGTCTTCTGATGCTGTTGGCCCTCTTAATAAAAAGGAGTATGACCAGCAGAGGTCATATTATACTTCTTGTTGTGACATGGTGAGATCACTTTCTTTTCACATTACCCATCTGTTTCAAGAGCTGGGGAAGGTCATGTCGGTACCTTCTCGTCGACGGGATGATATTGTGAATGTTTCTCCTGCTGCAAAATCTGTGGCTTCTACTTTTGCGTCCATTGCATTTGATCACTTGAACTTCGAAGGGCATGCTAATTCTTCTGAATCCAAGGCTTCCATATCAACAAAGTGTCGGTACTTTGGTAAAGTTATTGATTTCATTGATGTCAGTCTACTGGAGAGAGCTGATTCGTGTAATGCTGTTTTGCTAAATTGCTTGTATGGTCATGGAGTTGTCCAGTCAGTTTTGAAGACATTTGTAGCTACCAGTGAATTGCTCTTCACAGTCAGGGCTCCTGCATCCCCCATGGAAACGGATGATGGGAATTCAAAGCAGGATGAAAGGGAAGATATTGACCATTCATGGATTTATGGTCCTTTAGCTAGCTATGGTAAACTTATGGATCACCTGGTAACATCATCTTTCATTTTATCTCCATTCACTAAACACTTGCTAGCACAACCCCTGGCAAATGGAAATATTCCTTTCCCGCGTGATGCTGAGACCTTTGTAAAGGTCCTCCAGTCCATGGTGCTGAAGGCAATTCTTCCTCTTTGGGCTCATCCTCAGTTTGTTGATTGTAGTTATGATTTTACTGGTACTGTTATTTCTATAATCAGGCATATATACTCTGGGGTTGAAGTGAAGAATGTTAGTAGCAGCAACACTACCCGTATTACTGGCCCTCCTCCTAATGAGACAACTATTTCAATGATTGTGGAGATGGGCTTTACCAGGTCTAGGGCAGAAGAAGCTCTGAGGCAAGTTGGATCAAATAGTGTGGAGTTGGCAATGGAGTGGTTGTTTTCCCATCAAGAGGAGGCTGAAGAAGACAATGAACTTGCTCGCGCACTTGCTATGTCTTTGGGTAATGAATCAGACACTAAGGAAGCTGTTGCAAATGACAATGCTCAGCAGCTTGAAGAAGAGATGGTCCAACTTCCTCCTGTTGAGGAGTTGTTATCTACATGCGCAAAGCTTCTGCAGATGAAGGAACCTCTAGCTTTTCCAGTTCGAGACCTGCTAGTAATGATATGCTCCCAAAATGATGGTCAATATCGGCCTAATATAATCTCTTTCATTGTTGAGCAGATTAAAGAATCTAGTTTGAGTTTTGACAGTGGGAACAGTACTTTGCTATCTGCTCTTTTTCACGTTCTTGCTTTAATTCTTCAAGAAGACGCAATTGCACGTGAACTTGCCTCGAAGAATGGTCTTGTGAAAGTTGTATCAGATCTACTCTTCCAGTGGGATTCTGGTTCAGTTGGCAGGGAGAAACGTGAAGTTCCAAGGTGGGTAACAACAGCTTTTCTTGCTGTCGATCGGTTGTTGCAGGTGGATCAAAAACTGAACCCTGAAATTGTAGAGCAGTTAAAGAAGGATAGTGTCAGTAGCCACCAAACACCACTTAGCATTGATGAGGACAAGCAAAATAAGTTGCAGTCTGCATTGGGATTATCTTCAAAGCATATAGAAATGAAAGAGCAGAAGAGGCTTATTGAGATAGCTTGTTCTTGCATCAGGAACCAGCTTCCTTCTGAAACAATGCATGCTGTTCTGCAGCTTTGCTCTACTCTCACAAAAACTCATGCTGTTGCTGTTCAATTTCTTGATGTCGGGGGTTTAAGTTTACTGCTTTCTTTGCCGACAAGTTGCCTCTTTCCTGGGTTTGACAATATTGCTGCTACCATTATCCGTCATGTTCTGGAAGATCCTCAAACTCTTCAGCAGGCAATGGAATTTGAGATAAGGCACAGCCTTGTGGCAGCTGCCAACAGGCATTCTAATGGTAGGGTATCTCCCCGCAATTTTCTATTAAGTTTAAGTTCTGCAATTTCTCGTGATCCGGTGATATTTATGCGTGCTGCTCAGTCTATTTGTCAAGTTGAGATGGTTGGTGAAAGGCCTTACATTGTTTTGCTGAAAGATCGTGAGAAAGATAAAagcaaggaaaaggaaaaagagaaggaTAAATCTTTGGATAAAGACAAAACACTAATGGCTGATAGTAAAGCTGCTCTGGGTAATATAAATTCAGTAGCTTCTGGCAATGGACATGGCAAGGTTCCTGATTCAAATTCAAAGAGTGCAAAAGTTCATCGAAAATACCCCCAGAGTTTTGTCTCTGTGATTGAGCTTCTTCTGGATTCTGTGTGTACTTATGTCCCGCTGACTAAGGATAATGTTGTCACTGATGCACCACCTTCAAATGACATGGATATTGATGTTGCTGCTATAAAAGGGAAGGGTAAAGCAATTGCTTCAGTGTCTGAAGATAACGAAACTTGTACCCAAGAAGCTCCTGCATCTCTTGCAAAGGTTGTATTTGTTTTGAAGCTTCTAACTGAGATCTTATCGATGTATGCTTCGTCTGCGCATGTTCTGCTTCGGAAAGATGCTGAAATTAGCAGTTGCAGGGCCCCCAGTCAAAAGGGTCCTACTGCTGTATGCACTGGTGGAATATTTAACCATGTTCTTCATAAGTTTCTTCCATATTCACGCAGtgccaagaaggaaaagaaagttgATGGTGACTGGAGGCACAAATTAGCAAGTAGGGCTAGCCAGTTTTTAGTTGCATCCTGTGTTCGTTCTTCTGAGGCAAGGAAGAGAGTATTTACTGAGATCAGTTTAATATTTAATGACTTTGTAGAATCATGCAATGGTTTCCGGCCACCTAACAACGAAATACAAGCTTTTTGTGATCTACTTAATGATGTTCTGGCTGCCCGTACTCCTACAGGTTCGTACATTTCTGCGGAAGCTTCTGTCACTTTTATAGATGTTGGTCTGATTGGGGCATTGACTCGAACTCTCCGAATGCTGGACTTGGACCATGCTGACTCACCTAAAGTTGTTACTGGTCTTCTCAAAACTCTTGAGTTGGTAACCAAAGAACATGTTCATTCTGCTGACTCAAATTCTGGTAAGGATGACAATTCTACCAAACCTCCTGATCATAATCAAGCTGGAACGACAGACAATATTGTTGAGAGATCCGAATCTATGGAAACACCATCCCAGTCCCACCATGATTCTGGTACAGCTGAGCCCATTGAGTCTTATAACGCGGTCCAATCTTTTGGTGGTTCTGTGGCTGTGACTGATGATATGGAACATGACCAAGATCTCGATGGAGGTTTTGCTCCtgcaaatgaagatgaatataTGCATGAAAATTCGGAGGAAACAAGGGGTCTTGAAAATGGTATTGATACTATGGGTATACGGTTTGAAATTCAACCTCACGAGCAAGAGAATCTTGATGACGACGATGACGACGATGAAGATATGTCTGAGGATGATGCAGATGAAGTAGACGATGACGAAGATGATGACGATGAGGAGCATAATGATCTGGAAGATGACGTGCATCACCTGCCACATCCTGACACTGACCAAGATGATCATGAGATTGAtgatgatgagtttgatgaggAAGTATTagaggaagatgaagaagaagatgacgatgagGAGGATGGAGTCATACTGAGGCTGGAGGAAGGCATAAATGGGATTAATGTTTTTGACCGTATTGAAGTTTTTGGTAGAGATCCTGGTTTTCCTAATGAAGGACGTCAGGTAATGCCAGTTGAAGTTTTTGGTTCTAGACGTCAAGGGCGCACTACTTCTATTTACAGTCTTTTGGGAAGAACTGGCGAGAATGCCACTCCATCAAGGCATCCTCTTCTGGTTGGACCATTGTCTCTATCGTCAGCCCCGCCTAGACAATCAG AGAATACCCGTGATATGGTGTTACCAGATTTAAACTCGGAGGTCACTTCGTCAAGATTGGATAATATTTTCCGTTCATTGAGGAATGGGCGTCATGGACATCGACTGAACTTGTGGATGGATGATAACCAGCAAGGTGGTGGATCAAATCCAAGTTCAGTGCCACAAGGACTTGAGGATTTGCTTGTGTCCCAATTAAGGCGACCGATGGCTGACAAGACATCTGAAGAGAATAATACAAAAGCGGTGGATCCTCAGAACACAGCTGAAGCTTTAGAGTTACAAGAACCACAAACAGGTGTCAGGCCTGAAATTCCGGTTGAGAACAATGTCGCTATTGAAAGTGGAAGCCTGCCCCCTCCTGAGACAACTGATGACTCTGGAAATGCTGATTTGAGACCAACTACAGTGAGCGAATCTCTACAATCAATGGACATGTCTAGCATGCATCCACAGTCCGTTCAGATGCAGTTCGAACCCAATGATGCAGCTGTGAGGGATGTAGAAGCTGTGAGCCAAGAAAGTGGTGGAAGTGGAGCAACTTTAGGGGAGAGCCTTCGTAGCCTTGATGTTGAAATTGGGAGTGCTGATGGTCATGATGATGGAGCAGAGAGGCAAGGTTCTTCTGATCGAATGCCACTGGGTGATTCACAGGCAACTCGAGCAAGAAGAACAAATGTATCTTCCGGGAATTCTGCCAGTGTCAGTGCAAGAGATGTTTCTCTACATAGCGTAACAGAAGTTTCTGAAAATTCTAGCCGTGAGGCAGATCAGGAGGGTCCAGCAGCAGAACAGCAACTTAACAGTGATGCCGGTTCTGGTGCTATTGACCCTGCTTTCTTGGATGCCCTTCCTGAGGAGTTGCGTGCTGAAGTTCTCTCGGCACAGCAGGGTCAAGCAGCTCCACAGTCAAATACTGAGCCACAGAATGCTGGAGATATTGATCCAGAATTCCTTGCTGCCCTTCCTCCTGATATCAGAGCAGAAGTTTTAGCCCAACAGCAAGCTCAAAGGCTACATCAGTCTCAGGAACTCGAAGGTCAACCAGTTGAAATGGACACAGTCTCAATAATTGCAACATTTCCTTCAGAGTTGCGTGAAGAA GTTCTCTTGACTTCATCCGATGCTATACTTGCCAATCTTACCCCTGCACTAGTTGCGGAGGCAAACCTGTTACGTGAAAGATTTGCCCATCGTTATAATCGTACCCTGTTTGGTATGTATCCGAGAAACCGTAGGGGTGAGACTTCCAGACCAGGTGAAGGCATTGGATCTAGCCTGGACAGGATTGGGGGAAGCATTGCCTCACGTAGATCAATTGGTGCCAAGGTAGTTGAAGCCGAAGGCACTCCATTAGTTGACACAGAAGCTTTGCATGCAATGATTAGGGTTCTTCGTAtttttcag CCGCTGTATAAAGGTCAGCTGCAGAAGCTTCTGTTGAACTTATGTGCTCATAATGAAACCCGAAATTCTCTTGTGAAAATTCTCATGGACATGCTAATGCTTGATACAAGAAAGTCTGTTGACTACTCAAGTGCTTCTGAGCCCCCGTATCGGCTTTATGCTTGCCAGAGTAATGTGATTTGTTCACGCACTCAATCTG GTGTTCCACCATTGTTATCTCGGCGCATTCTTGAAACTCTGACTTATTTGGCTCGACATCATCCTAATGTGGCCAAGATTTTGCTTCACTTTTCTGCCCCACACGAACCAGATAATATTGATCAGGGACGTGGCAAAGCTGTGATGGTTGTTGAAGAGACTGGATCAAATAAAAGTCATCAGGAAGGATATTCGTCAATTGCTTTGCTTTTGAGCCTTTTGAATCAACCCCTTTACTTGTTCAGAAGTATAGCTCATCTTGAACAG CTTCTTAACTTATTGGAGGTCATCATTGATAATGCTGAAAGGAAATCATCCGTCAAATCTGGGGTTGGGGTTTCTGTTTCTGAGCAACCTTCTGCCCCTCAAATCTTGACTGCAGATGCAGAGATGAATACAGAATCTGGTGGTGCTGCTGTTGTGGTTGATATGTCAGATAAGGTTGTTGATTCCTCCAAACCAACAACTTCTGGTGTTGATAGCAAATGTGAAACTGCTAGTGTTCTGCTTAACCTTCCGCAAGAAGAACTTCGCCTCCTATGCTCACTGCTTGCACGAGAAGG ATTGTCAGATAATGCATATACTCTTGTAGCGGAGGTAATGAAAAAGTTGGTGGCAATCGTTCCTACCCATTCAAACCTGTTTATTACTGAGCTAGCAGAGGCTGTTAGAAATTTGACTAGAGCTGCTATGAATGAGTTGCACACATTTGGTGAAACAGTGACAGCACTCCTCAGTACCATGTCTTCTGTTGGAGCTGCAATCTTAAGAGTTCTGCAGGCATTAAGTTCCCTTGTTGCTTCTCTGATGGAGAATGAGAAGGACACACAGATTCTTGCAGAAAAGGAGCatactctttctctttctcaggTTTGGGACATAAATGCGGCTTTGGAACCTTTGTGGCTGGAGCTGAGCACTTGCATAAGTAAGATAGAGAGCTATTCAGATTCTGCCCCTGATACGATGACTTCATATAGAGCTTCTACATCTAAGCCATCTGGTGTAATTCCTCCTCTGCCTGCTGGCACCCAGAACATCTTACCATACATAGAATCTTTCTTTGTGGTGTGTGAGAAATTGCATCCTGGGCAGCCAGGCCCTGGTAATGACTTTGGTGTTGCTGCAGTTTCTGAGGTTGAAGATGCCAGTACATCTGCTGGCCATCAGAAAACCTCAGGTTCCTTTTTGAAAGTTGATGAAAAGCATGTTGCTTTTCTGAAGTTCTCAGAGAAACATAGGAAATTGCTAAATGCTTTTATTCGTCAAAATCCTGGTTTGCTAGAAAAGTCTTTCTCACTCATGCTGAAGGTTCCACGCATTATTGATTTCGACAACAAGCGTGCTCACTTCAGATCGAAAATAAAGCATCTGCATGATCACCATCATAGTCCTTTGAGAATTTCAGTAAGAAGAGCATACATTCTTGAAGATTCATATAACCAGCTTCGCATGCGATCAACTGAAGATTTGAAGGGGAGATTGACGGTTCACTTTCAAGGAGAGGAAGGTATTGATGCAGGTGGGCTTACTAGAGAATGGTACCAGTTGTTGTCCAGGGTTATTTTTGACAAGGGAGCACTACTATTTACAACTGTGGGCAATGAATCAACATTTCAGCCGAATCCCAACTCTGTTTACCAAACAGAACATCTTTCATATTTCAAGTTTGTTGGGCGAGTG GTTGGAAAAGCACTATTTGACGGCCAGTTATTGGATGTTCATTTTACTCGATCTTTCTACAAGCATATTTTGGGGGCAAAGGTCACTTACCATGATATAGAGGCCATCGATCCTGATTACTTTAAAAACCTCAAGTGGATGCTTGAG AATGATATTAGCGATGTACTGGACCTTACTTTCAGCATTGATGCTGACGAGGAAAAGCTGATATTATATGAAAGGACAGAA GTAACAGACTATGAACTGATTCCTGGTGGCCGGAACATTAAAGTTACGGAAGAAAACAAGCACCAATATGTTGATTTAGTTGCGGAGCATCGGTTAACAACTGCTATTCGTCCTCAGATAACTGCTTTTATGGAAGGATTCACTGATCTAATTACCAAGGAATTAATATCCATTTTTAACGATAAGGAACTGGAACTTTTGATCAGTGGGCTTCCGGATATTGATT TGGATGACATGAGGGCAAATACCGAATATTCTGGATACAGCCCCGCATCTCCTGTCATTCAGTGGTTTTGGGAGGTTGCCCAAGGTTTTAGCAAGGAGGATAAAGCCCGTCTATTACAGTTTGTGACTGGCACCTCTAAG GTGCCTTTAGAAGGTTTTAGTGCACTTCAAGGGATCTCGGGCTCACAGAAATTTCAAATACACAAGGCATACGGAAGCGCGGATCACTTGCCATCCGCACATACTTG CTTCAACCAGTTGGATCTACCCGAGTATCCCTCTAAACAGCATCTGGAGGAGAGATTGCTTCTTGCGATTCACGAGGCAAACGAAGGATTTGGATTTGGTTAA